From the genome of Passer domesticus isolate bPasDom1 chromosome 12, bPasDom1.hap1, whole genome shotgun sequence:
gggttaatcctctgttaacgggtgtcctttttcgggctgGTGTTGCCCTGAAAAAGGTACCCGGACAtccgtatctctttgtttttattgcctcatattgtcctaatctcaaaagttcaaattttattattttaattaatagtaatataattagtaataaatatataaataaataatagtaatataatttattagtattaaacttttaaaatttcaaaaacaagtgattggcgtttttcacagaGAGGGTGACCCGCACTCTGTCCCTCCCATCCTCGTCCCCTGGTACTCACTGAGCAGCGCCAGGATGCCCCCCAGGATGCCCAGGATGGCGGGCACGCCCATGCCACCGGAGATGTACGCGCGCCGCTCGCAGTTCTTGGCCGGCCCCTCGCAGCTGCAGACCTGGGCTCGCACCGGCGTGATCTGATCCTTGCCCTGCGCAtccagcagcttcaggaagaTGCTGTACTCGCCcggctccagctccttcctcatGCTCAGCTTCACCTCGTCTTGGTGAACCACAGAAtcgtttgggttggaaaaggtCTCCAAGATTACTGAGTCCAGCcgtgccccagcactgccaaggccaccactgactCATTTCCACAAGTGCCACATTTACACAGCTCTTAAATCCCTctagggatggggactccaccactgccctgggcagcctcctCCAATGCCTGAGCACCTTTTCCGTGAATGAATTTTCCccaatatctaacctaaatctCTCCTGCCACAACTCGAGGTtgtttccccttgtcctgtatcttggagcagatcctgaccctcacctggctacaccctcctGCCAGTAAGTTGTGGAGAGTGAGAAGGCTCCTCCTGAGCCTCCCTGAGccactcctggtgctccagcccctttccCAGTTCTGGTCTGGGAACACccctggcactggcacaggaCTTTGCCCCGTGGCAGGTCCCCAGCCTAGCGCTcgctgcagggcccagcaccAGAGCAGGTGGCACCCACCTGGCTGCACTATGCTGACAGTCCAGTTGCTGCCGGAGCCGTGCATCAGCTCTGCCTTGAAGGGGTAGGTGTTGGGGGGCAGGTCCTTGTCGATGATCTTCAGCGTCTGCTCCTCGGGCTGCCGGTTGCAGATGTCGAAGCTGCGGGGCTCCGGCACGGGCCCGTTGTCATTCACGTCCTGAAGCAGGAGGAGCAGTGTCCCCGTGCCGGTGCCATAGTTTGGTGACCCTGTGGGACTAAGAGTCAGCGAGGCACCCGGGGAGGggcctgcagcccatggggggacatggggatgggcacgggggcagcagccggccacccTCACCGTTGTCCACGGCCAGGACGATGGCCTTGTAGGTGCTGTTGATGGCATGTGCCGACTCCCGGTCCAGTGCGTGGGCTGCCATGACGATGCCGTTCTCGGGGTCAATGGCCAGCCACCCTGCAGGGTCGCTGCCCATGCGATACCTGGGGGCAGCCAGGGGTCAGCAAGGGGCACACGGTGCAGCGCAGCCCCTCAGACGTCCCAGCAAAGCTCCCGCCACCATCACCCTCCACTCACGTGATTTTCTGTCTCTGGTCCTTGTCGGGGTCCTGGGCTGTGTAGGAGGTGACCTGGTATCCCACTGGCACATCCTCCATCACCTCCACCTGCTTGACTGGGGGTATGAAGATCGGAGCTTCATTCACATCCCTGACCACCACCAGGACATTGGCTGTGGCAGGATTCAGGGCCACGGTGAAGGGGACCTCGTTCTGCACTGACACCACGAGCTTGTACCGGTTCTGGGTCTCATAATCCAAGCCCTGGGGGTGGGAGAGAAGCCAGGTAGTGCCAGCAGGGAGTCAGCTGGTGCTGAGGCAGCCATGCGGCAGCAGGACCCACCCTGGCAGTCTTCAGGAGCCCGTcgttggttttggggtcagtGGTGATCTCGAAGTTGCCCTGCGGGTCCCCGCTCTGGATGCGGTAGACGGCGCGCCAGGCCGGGGAGCCTGGCAGGTCCTGGTCTGTCACGTGCAGCCgggccaccagcacccccaccTCGTTCTCGTCCACTGTCTCCTCGTACTGcaagatgggacagggacagtcacctgtgtggccccaggcacCCCAGGTGGGGGCTTGTGCCATGATGCCCGGGGAGGGCAGCGGCTGGGGCGGGGTGGTACCGTGGAGGGGTCGAAGACAGGAGGGTTGTCGTTGGCATCAGTGACTTTGATGATGGCAGTGGCAGTGTTGGTCAGGCCAGTGCCTTCCTGGTCTGCAGCCTGGATGATCAGCGTGTAGTTGGGAGTGGTCTGCAGAGCAAAATCACCCCAGTaagggctggggtggggacTGGGGTGTTCCCCTCCTCCAGGCATCACCTGCCTGCTCCTCCACCCTTCTCCAGCCTCGCTGTTTCCTGCTGGCACACAGGCAGCCAATGTCCCAGCTGCCCGCCCAAGGGGCTGGCACTGTACCCACTCCAGGGCTCAGCAAGGTTCCTGGAGTGTCCCCAGCATGGCTCCTGGTGAGCTCAAGGCTGTAGACACCCTTACAGCCAGAGACAGTGACCCAGGGATGCCACATCCCAAAACCAGCTGGACCCCAGGACTGCAGTATCCCTTTCTCCCCATGGCACATCCCACGGTGCAGTAGCCACAGGCTCCCTTGGGCTGCGGCAAGGCGCCCACCTCCCGGTCCAGTCCTGTGCCAATGACACTGATGATGCCCTTCTCGGCGTTGATGGTGAACATGCGCTGGGCACCCTTGGGCTCCTCGCTGAGGATGGAGTAGCCGATGATGCCGTTGTTCACATTGATCGCATCATCTGCATCCGTAGCGTTCACGGTCATCACAGATGTGCCTGGACATGGGGACAAGCCAGGGGGATTTTAGTGGTGGGACAGAATCCACCAGgcaccctggcactgctggtgctCGGGGCTCTGCGTGGTCCCAGCTCAGAGTCCCCCACGTACCCGGCTTTGCATTCTCCTCAATGTAGCCAACGAAGACTTGCTGGGTGAAGACGGGCCGGTTGTCGTTCTGGTCGGTGACGGTGATGATGATCTCCATGGGGTCTTCCACGGGCTGCCCGTTGGCCGACACGGCGTGGGAGTAGAGCTGCAAGGGCACAGTCAGTGTGTGTGCAGTGCCCAGGACTGTCCCCGTCCCACCACAGCTGTCCCCTCACTCACCACGTATTTGTCCTTCTCCTCCCGGTCCAGGGGTTTTGTCACCTCCAGCCACCCCGTCTCCCGCTCGATGATGAAGACACCCACGGGGATGGTAtctgctccctgccccgtgaTGCTGTAGAAAACCTTGGTCTCCTTGTCCTTGTTGGATTTGATCTGGCAGAGAGGGAGGAATAAGCCGGTGGAGACATGTCCCAGCACTCTGGGGACGCCTCTGGACCCTGTCTGGTCTGTGTGGGGACACCCACCTGCACCAGCTTCTTGGGGAAGGGTCCCCGCTCGTTCTCAGGGCAGTTGATGGGGGGGATGACCCAGTCCCTCTTCTGCCGCCGGAGGCTGTGCCCGTGCTCCGGGAAGACCAGCACGTCCGGTACTGTGCCCTGTTGGGACAGTGGCTCTGTCAGTGCCAGCACCGTGCTGAGCCCTCTGCACCAGGGACggggctgctgtgaccccagggaGCGGCTCTGTGCTTCACCTGCTGCATGTGCTCGTGGTGCCGGTGCTGGTGCCGCCGCCGGCGCAGGGTCACCTTGGCCGAATGCCTCTTGCCCgtggtgtcccaggtgtgcacAGCGAAGGTGATGTCccgctgctggagctgcaggggccGCGTGGCAGAGACAATGCCATCCCTGCTCACCTTGAAGCGCGTGTCGTCCGGGAGGAAGGCGGCACGGTGCGACTCGCCACAGTCCACAAAGCTCACTGGGGATGGGACAGAGTGGCAGAGGGTTCTGGGGACAtgggcacacacagcacagccccctcCTGGGGTGTGGGGTCACAGCAGTGGTGGGGATGCTCCACACACGGTGACACCTGCCCTGCTAGGATTCCATCCTGGGCACAACACATGGTGCATCTTGGCTTTGGTCCAGGATGGGACATGGCAGGACCTACTGTGCCACTGGATCCCTGCTGGACAGTGACAACGGGGCAAGTGGCACCTGTCACAACATATCCCAGTCCCCAGCACCATGTATGGCATGGCACCAGGCACGGCACATCCCCAGATGGGTGTATCCCTGTGGCACAGCATGCCCCCAAGCATGGCATGTCACCACCACTGCGCCCATGCTGCTTTTCCAACAAAAACAAAGGCAGCAGTCATCCACTGGCACTGGCACCCAGTGCCCTGGCAGTCAGCCCCTCAACCTGCCCAGGTACCTCcgggacccccagccccagggccagcggGCAGGCGGGGGCCCGGTGTCACtcgctgcagcagagctgggccgCCACGAGGCAGCGGTCAGCGGGCATCACATGAGCGGGGCCGCGCTCCCGAACAAACCCCCTTTGTCTGggagagagctgctggagccagcgGCCCCCGGGCTCCGCGGCCAGCGCTGCCACCATCGCCCCGGCGTGACCCGCAGCTCGGCAAGGCGCCGTGCAGCGCCGAACGGAGCGGAACGGAACGGGGCCGGGGGTTACGTCAGCCCACGAGCAGCCCAGGAATCCGGGGTGGCTGTGGGATGGAGGGGGAGCAGTCGCCGCCCCCTGCCCACCGCGGTGCCCCCGACCCGGCCCGCGGCGCGATGCCAGCCCCGCTCAGCCCCGCGGCGGGACCCCCGGCCGGGCTGGCGGAGCCGGTGGGGCCGGCCGGGCGGGAGCGTGCCGGGGCAGGCGGGGAAGGAGAGGCAGCCGCGGGCGCAGCcgcagcgctcggcccggggcccgGGGGTGCAGCGAGGGGGGCACGGAGCCCTCAGCCCCACGCTGGGTGCAGCGAGCGCTCGGTGCTCAGCCCGCACTGGGTTCGGTGCTCAGAGCCCGCTCCCCCCTTCCCGCTCTCCCCCTTTCCAACTCCCCCCCTTCCCACCTGGCTGTGCACAACCTGTTTTTCCAGCTTGGCTGAAGGAGGGCTGGGGCCAGCCCTCCTctccccggggctggagctgggggggGTGGAGGGGGGGCCCTCTCCTGGGAATGATGGGGGTGGGAGAAAAAGAGAGCTCAGAGAGTCCTACAAGGGGCATCCCCCCACTTCAGCCCCCCTCCACCACCTGCAGGACACTGGGACAACCAGACTGGTACAACCAGGCTGCCAAACAGGGGATCAGGGCAGCCCCCCAAAGCCGCCTCATGTCCTGTGAGGTCTCAGTGGCgctgggcacaggcagagcagggtgtccccacccctgcagtgtcaccacCCCGTGTgttgcagctgtgccagggcagggggctcagcCCGGGGTGAAGGTGCTGCGGGTGACACATCCCACTGACGTCACCCCAGTTTCGCTGTGACTTCAGACTCTCGAGGTTTCTCCACCCAGGACTGACGGGCACTGTCCCAGCCCCCACCGCATcccccccagcccagagcccccgACCCccggagcagagccctggccaggctgcagcccccACGCAGGTGTTGTTGTTCGCCGCCCCGGCGCCGCGCGGGGCCTGTCTGGGCCTGTTGGAGGGAAAACACCGCACTCAACTCATCAAGCTAATTACAGGCCGCCTTGTCAGCCTCGCCACAAGCTTTGGGGTGCTCTGTGGCCCAGCAAGGCCTGGCATCCACCAGGCTCAGCCACCCCATGGCTGGCATtgctgtggcacagctgtgAATCACCAGGTGCCACACAGGCCTCAAGGGCAGATggtcccttccttcctcccacGCCCTGACTGTGCCCGGAACCCAAAACTGAAAGTGCTGGTGCCAGGACAGGATTTGCAGCAGGtctcagtgctgcagggaagTCACAGGCTGCCCGTCACCCTGGTATCAGGCCCAGCCCTGATGGACATCGGTTTGTGCGCGTTAATGATCAACCACAAGGCAAACAAACACCATTCCTGGGGTATGGGGCAGGGTCCGATTCCTGGCTCTCCCAGGCGAAGCCGTTACAGAGCCGAGGATGTTTGGGAGCCTTGGTGCAGCCCTGGGTGCTCAGTACCCCTCGGCCCTGTGCCCACCCAGCCACCCTGGCAcacacactgtgccagcaccgcTCTCAGCCATGAACTGGTGCAGATACATGGTGACAGCCACTGCacacagcaccagagcccaCGGAGTCCCTTCTGGGGACCCCAGAGTGGCAGCAGGCCCCCAGCACATGGgtccccagtgcccccttgccacACCAGAACAGGATATTAGTGCCAACATCATAGGACACAATGTTCCCAAAAGCCCAGGAGCCATCCTGGTGCCCATCCCCATGctgagagctgccctgggagcctACACACTGGGTCCAAAGGGGGCTCACCCTGGTGAACCCGGGGTGCCAGGTGAGGCACGGGGCAGGGCAGGCGCCTGCGTGCCCCACACCCAGCCTGCCGGCCCCGACAGGTCTGCGGTGCCTGAGTCAGCGCCGCCCGCGCCGGCGCgccccggggagcggccgccgctgcccccgcGCCGGGACCCGGCTGTGCTTGCGCTGGGACAGCAGTGCTCTGTCCCCCATGCCACCTGCCGCCTGTCCCCACCGCCACAGTGCCATCCGCGCTGCCACAGCGCTGTCCCCGCGGCCCCATCCCCGCGGCCACGGAGCCACGGCTTTGTGTCCCGCACTGCCCGCCCCTGTCCCCCACACCCCCCTGGCCCCACAGTCCCGTCCCCGTCCCCACAGCCGCCCTGTCCCCCGCAGccggctgtccccgtgtccttACCCCGTCCCAGGGCCCGTCCCGCCGCCACGCTGTCCCGCGGCGCCGTCAGGGCGAAGGTCTGCGCGGCGAAGCCGGGCTGGCACGGCGCTGCCCGCTGGCACAgccgctgcccgctctgccCGGAGAGAGGCGTTAGCACCGGGCAGGGTccccagcgcggccccgccgccccgggcaGGGTCTCGGCGGGGTCCTGCAGCCCCATTCCGTGGctcacctggagcaggagcacgAGGAGGCAGAGCGGGACCGAGcagcccgcccgccgccccatggccggtgccggtgccggttgGTGCCGGAGGGATGGGGCGCTGCCACCACGGAGTCGCAGGTGCGTCCGGTCCCCTCCCGATCCCTCCTCGCAGGTGTCGACCCCGCCGAGAACCGCCCCGTCCCGCCCCGACGGGAGGCGgtcccgccccgcccgcccccggaACCCCGGTATTCCCGGTACCTCCGACGCCCGGTGTCCCGGAACCCCCCACGGTACCGGTGCGGTacttctcccgctgtccccggtTCCGTGGTACCCCCAGTGCCCCACCAGCCCCCGGTACCCTCAACACCCCCGCTGCTCTGCCCGTCCCGGGTCCCCCGGCTCCCCGTGCCTCTGAtattcccagcccagccacacAGCCCCCCTGTTTTCCGTGCCTCTCCCATCCAGGGCAGTGGCAGCGGGGGCTGTTGGTGGGTGACAGGAGCCAGGAGTACCTCAGGGTGTTCCCATGCCACAGCCCCAGATCCCGGCTCTGCAGCAGGGGACAAACATCGTACCCAGGGATACCTCGGGCAGGAAGGGCCCCTCAGGATGCTGCAGCCCCCGGCTTCCCCAGTACCCCCCTGTCCCAAagaacagcacagctggggaagggcacccccagggacccccagtaCCAtcagctgccccatcccatgTGTCAGGAGCTGATCCTGGAGCCAGCAGGAGACCCCCAGAGCTTGgggtgctgccagggccagaggctgctgtgccccaccCATGCCAGCACCCCTGGTCAtcacagggtttggggtggcaCAGGCTCTGGCTGCCCGGGCCAGGGGGGATTTAGCACCAGGaatccccagtgccaccagtgtcACTCCCATGAAGGACAGACTGGTGGTCAGTGCCCTGCCCATGCCCATCAGCACCCCATGGGGGGCATGAGCACTGCCCCTGCAtgggtggcactgccactgtGCCACAGGTTCCACACTGCGCTGGGCAAGGGGGGACAGGCCTGGGGAGgggtcactgcagggctggggccagcGCCAATTTCCAGGGCACAAAGTGACACAGAGCCCGGAACatctaaaaaaaccaaatccttTATTAAAACTGACCCAGCTCCCATCCCCTTGTCCGCAGCATCACACGCCATCATTCCATACCTTAAAAAATAGATAATAACCACAAAAACGCAGGCGAGGAGGCGAGGGGGCCGCGCTGGGGTGGGGGGCACGGCAGGGGGAACCCCCAAGGCACGAAAGCAGCAAtaaggcagggccagcagcggGCTGGGGGCCCCTAATCGTCCTCCTCGCCGCCGCCGTAGAGCTCGGCCAGCTTGCGGAAGCGGCCGCCCCAGTCGTTGAGGTAGTCGTAGTCCTGGTCGCCGTCGGAGGCCGAGGAGTTGAGGGAGCTGAGCGAGGTGGCCTCCGAGCCGCTGCCCTCGTAGTCGAACACCAGCAGCGAGTCGTAGGGCGGCGCCGTGGGGTCCGTGTCGGCCGCCTTCAGGTTCTGGGGGGACAGAGGGCTCAGCACCCGCGTGCCCTGCGCTGGCACCCCcggctctgcagggcagcactCACCTCGTCGATGAAGGTGCCGATGTCGTCGGGGttggcggggcggggccggtactggggggctggcaggagggtgGGGGCCACGTCGTTGCGGATCACCTCGGGCCGGGCGTCCAGCCCCCGGTGCAGCTGCCGCAGGTCATAGTTCTGGGGACACACATACGTGGAGAGGGGCAGTCAGACAGCCCACGCTGCCACCAGGCCCCTGACCCCCACACCCACCTGGTCCTCCTCGCCGCCACCCTCCTCGCCGTAGTAGAAGATGTTGTCCCTTGTGTCATCTtcgggcagcagcagcggctccTTTGTCACCTTCCTTCTCCTcatgaagagcagcagcagcagcagcaggactggggGAAGAGTGGCATCAGCAGGGACGTGTGTCCCCcactgtgcccagagctgggtatccccacagccccaggagccccactcacgcagcagggccagcagcgcGCCCAGGGCGGCGAGGACGAAGGGCAGGGCGGTGACAGGCTGGGAcctctggggacagccctgtgcctgcccctcGCAGGCGCAGACCCGTGCGGTGACAATGGTCACTTGGGCTCGGCCCGGCTGGTCCAGCAGCCGCAGGTACACGCTGTAGGTGTCCGGCTCCAGCGGTGCCACCAGCTGCAGCGTCACCGTGTCACCTACATGAGATTGGGGCTCACGGACGATGCACCAGGAATGCAGCCGTGGCACGGCTGCCTCTGCCGAGGACCCCCCGCCCTCTGTTCAGCCCCCCTGCAGTACCTGTGTCCCCCACCTCCACAGCCCAGCTGTCCTCCGAGCCGTGGGTGAGCTCGGCGCGGAAGGGGCCGGTGTTGGGGGGCAGGTCCCGGTCGGTGACggtgaggagctggggctgggggctgcgcTGGCACACAGTGATGTCCCGTGGCTCGGCCTCGGGGCCGTTGTCGTTCACATCGagcagggtgaggagcagcGTGCCCGTGCCCGTGGCCGGCGGTGAGCCTGGTGGGAACAATGCTGGaggggggaccccaaacccaggaCTCTCCCAGGGGCATGGGTGACCGAGCaggcatggggacagggggagcCTCAAAGCCAAGACTTCCCCAGGGACAGAGACTCTCTGGGCAAGGCTGGGAACAGTGAGGAGTGATGGTGGAGGGGGCAGTCCCAAACCCAGGATCCTCAGGGGGCTGGGGTGCCCCGGGCAGGGGTGGGGCCAGGCAGCCCCACTGCTCcatgctggagctgggatgtgtTTCCTGGTGATGGCAGCACGTGCTCCTCACGCGGGAGGGGGAACAAGGGCCCTTTCATGTCCCTCACCATCatccacagccagcagcacagccatgtACGTGCTGTTCTTGACGAAGGGGGACTCGCGGTCCAGGTGGTCCCACGCGGTCACCAGGCCATTCTCGGGGTGCACGGCCAGCCAGCCCGCAGGGTCGTGCCCCACCAGGtacctgggggcacaggggagctggtgctgtggcgaggag
Proteins encoded in this window:
- the CDH1 gene encoding cadherin-1, with amino-acid sequence MGRRAGCSVPLCLLVLLLQSGQRLCQRAAPCQPGFAAQTFALTAPRDSVAAGRALGRVSFVDCGESHRAAFLPDDTRFKVSRDGIVSATRPLQLQQRDITFAVHTWDTTGKRHSAKVTLRRRRHQHRHHEHMQQGTVPDVLVFPEHGHSLRRQKRDWVIPPINCPENERGPFPKKLVQIKSNKDKETKVFYSITGQGADTIPVGVFIIERETGWLEVTKPLDREEKDKYVLYSHAVSANGQPVEDPMEIIITVTDQNDNRPVFTQQVFVGYIEENAKPGTSVMTVNATDADDAINVNNGIIGYSILSEEPKGAQRMFTINAEKGIISVIGTGLDRETTPNYTLIIQAADQEGTGLTNTATAIIKVTDANDNPPVFDPSTYEETVDENEVGVLVARLHVTDQDLPGSPAWRAVYRIQSGDPQGNFEITTDPKTNDGLLKTARGLDYETQNRYKLVVSVQNEVPFTVALNPATANVLVVVRDVNEAPIFIPPVKQVEVMEDVPVGYQVTSYTAQDPDKDQRQKITYRMGSDPAGWLAIDPENGIVMAAHALDRESAHAINSTYKAIVLAVDNGSPNYGTGTGTLLLLLQDVNDNGPVPEPRSFDICNRQPEEQTLKIIDKDLPPNTYPFKAELMHGSGSNWTVSIVQPDEVKLSMRKELEPGEYSIFLKLLDAQGKDQITPVRAQVCSCEGPAKNCERRAYISGGMGVPAILGILGGILALLILLLLLLLFARRRKVVKEPLLPPEDDMRDNVYHYDEEGGGEEDQDYDLSQLHRGLDARPEVIRNDVAPPLMAAPQYRPRPANPDEIGNFIDENLKAADTDPTAPPYDSLLVFDYEGSGSEATSLSSLNSSASDGDQDYDYLNDWGGRFRKLAELYGGGEEDD